The Cellulomonas wangleii genome includes a region encoding these proteins:
- a CDS encoding universal stress protein: MGIVVGYLATPEGHAALDAAVTEAQRRSLPVVVVLSARPDETPERRAETEQALAQVREELDAIGVAHDVRLLDGGDVADDLISTAEEVGAELVVLGLRRRSPVGKLILGSNAQRVLFDAPCPVLTVKPTA; this comes from the coding sequence ATGGGGATCGTGGTCGGCTACCTGGCGACCCCGGAGGGTCACGCGGCGCTGGACGCCGCCGTCACGGAGGCGCAGCGGCGCTCGTTGCCGGTGGTGGTCGTCCTCAGCGCGCGCCCCGACGAGACCCCGGAGCGTCGTGCCGAGACCGAGCAGGCCCTCGCGCAGGTGCGCGAGGAGCTCGACGCGATCGGGGTCGCGCACGACGTCCGCCTGCTGGACGGTGGGGACGTGGCGGACGACCTCATCAGCACGGCGGAGGAGGTCGGTGCGGAGCTCGTCGTCCTGGGCCTGCGCCGCCGCAGCCCCGTCGGCAAGCTGATCCTGGGGTCCAACGCGCAGCGCGTCCTGTTCGACGCGCCCTGCCCGGTGCTCACGGTCAAGCCCACCGCCTGA
- a CDS encoding DUF4192 domain-containing protein: protein MEPLVLRIHEPRELLALVPHLLGFQPRDSAVAVSLRGARGRVGLVARVDLPDLADVLHGPQVARALATHLDRDGARRAVLVLYTAGGAGGAGGAGGAGDGVDAAVAHVAEAFDVPFGGVEVVVVDRTTYRCLSCDDGCCPPGGRPLSDLESTRAGAEMVLAGSVVAHDRQALGHVATAPGDVRRAVGRVRRRRTEARTRATADGPGALARWRLETLAAWRALVTDDAPQPRRASRAALLGRVEAGLHDRRVRDAVLVAALPGSGSLPERVLARGGADEDAELRTAVGRLVDPAEGLPPGDEVAAVRRALQDVVAHGRRGAQAPATTLLATLAWWEGDGARAAVLLGRALQDDPAYRLAHLLRTALDAGLAPGWARAGA, encoded by the coding sequence ATGGAACCCCTCGTCCTCCGGATCCACGAACCCCGCGAGCTGCTCGCCCTCGTCCCGCATCTCCTCGGCTTCCAGCCCCGGGACAGCGCCGTCGCCGTCAGCCTGCGTGGAGCACGCGGCCGCGTCGGGCTGGTGGCGCGTGTCGACCTGCCCGACCTCGCGGACGTGCTCCACGGTCCGCAGGTCGCACGGGCGCTGGCGACCCATCTCGACCGGGACGGTGCGCGTCGGGCCGTGCTCGTCCTCTACACCGCGGGCGGTGCCGGCGGTGCCGGCGGTGCCGGCGGTGCGGGCGACGGGGTCGACGCGGCGGTGGCGCACGTGGCCGAGGCGTTCGACGTGCCGTTCGGGGGCGTCGAGGTCGTCGTGGTGGACCGGACGACCTACCGCTGCCTGTCGTGCGACGACGGGTGCTGCCCACCGGGTGGGCGCCCGCTCAGCGACCTGGAGTCCACCCGCGCCGGTGCGGAGATGGTGCTCGCCGGGTCCGTCGTGGCGCACGACCGGCAGGCGCTGGGCCACGTCGCGACGGCGCCGGGCGACGTCCGGCGCGCCGTCGGCCGGGTGCGCCGCCGACGCACCGAGGCCCGGACGCGCGCGACGGCGGACGGGCCCGGTGCTCTGGCCCGGTGGCGGCTCGAGACGCTGGCGGCCTGGCGTGCGCTCGTCACGGACGACGCGCCCCAGCCGCGTCGGGCCTCCCGCGCGGCCCTGCTCGGGCGTGTGGAGGCGGGACTGCACGACCGCCGGGTGCGCGATGCCGTGCTCGTCGCGGCGCTGCCCGGCTCCGGCAGCCTGCCCGAGCGTGTCCTCGCGCGCGGCGGCGCGGACGAGGACGCCGAGCTGCGGACCGCCGTGGGGCGGCTCGTGGACCCGGCGGAGGGTCTGCCACCCGGCGACGAGGTGGCCGCGGTGCGCCGGGCTCTGCAGGACGTCGTGGCGCACGGTCGGCGTGGCGCGCAGGCGCCCGCGACCACGCTGCTGGCCACGCTCGCGTGGTGGGAGGGCGACGGCGCGCGGGCCGCGGTGCTGCTCGGCCGGGCGCTGCAGGACGATCCCGCGTACCGCCTCGCGCACCTCCTGCGCACCGCGCTCGACGCCGGGCTCGCACCCGGGTGGGCGCGTGCCGGCGCATGA
- a CDS encoding polyprenyl synthetase family protein: MPTANAALVDRENLRAGIDAALARHVAALRGTALAISPDASPLADAVERMLAGGKRLRAAFCYWSWRAHGGVPGDDREVAVLRAGAALELFQAAALFHDDVMDDSSTRRGLPTAHRVFADEHVAAGRRGGSRRFGDGVAILLGDLALIASDEEMSRALAGLPEPVARGARSVYELMRTEVTIGQYLDLVAQTMPWDDPAEDERRAREVVRTKAARYSVEHPIVLGAALAGADEDALAGCRAVGLPLGEAFQLRDDLLGVLGDPSTTGKPTGDDLREGKRTVLVARALARATETGDTDAVATLTGRVGDADLDADGVAELTALLVRTGAVAEVEELIEELREQAFAQIEAQGWPEPARSALVALARAAVDRTA; this comes from the coding sequence GTGCCCACCGCGAACGCTGCTCTGGTCGACCGCGAGAACCTCCGTGCCGGCATCGACGCGGCCCTCGCGCGGCACGTGGCGGCGCTGCGTGGCACGGCCCTGGCGATCAGCCCGGACGCCTCCCCGCTGGCGGACGCGGTGGAGCGGATGCTCGCCGGCGGCAAGCGGCTGCGCGCGGCGTTCTGCTACTGGTCCTGGCGCGCCCACGGCGGCGTGCCCGGGGACGACCGCGAGGTGGCGGTCCTGCGGGCCGGCGCCGCGCTCGAGCTCTTCCAGGCGGCCGCCCTGTTCCACGACGACGTGATGGACGACTCCTCCACCCGCCGCGGCCTGCCCACCGCGCACCGCGTGTTCGCGGACGAGCACGTCGCCGCGGGTCGGCGCGGTGGGTCCCGGCGCTTCGGGGACGGCGTGGCGATCCTGCTGGGCGACCTCGCCCTCATCGCCAGCGACGAGGAGATGTCGCGCGCACTGGCCGGCCTGCCGGAGCCCGTCGCGCGGGGCGCACGATCGGTGTACGAGCTCATGCGGACCGAGGTGACGATCGGCCAGTACCTCGACCTGGTCGCGCAGACCATGCCCTGGGACGACCCGGCGGAGGACGAGCGCCGGGCGCGCGAGGTGGTGCGGACCAAGGCGGCGCGGTACAGCGTGGAGCACCCGATCGTCCTCGGGGCGGCGCTCGCCGGGGCCGACGAGGACGCCCTGGCAGGCTGCCGCGCGGTGGGACTGCCCCTCGGCGAGGCGTTCCAGCTGCGGGACGACCTGCTGGGCGTGCTGGGCGACCCCTCCACGACGGGCAAGCCCACGGGCGACGACCTGCGCGAGGGCAAGCGCACCGTGCTCGTGGCACGTGCGCTGGCACGGGCCACGGAGACGGGCGACACCGACGCCGTCGCCACCCTCACCGGTCGCGTCGGCGACGCGGACCTCGACGCGGACGGCGTCGCCGAGCTCACGGCTCTGCTGGTGCGCACCGGTGCGGTCGCCGAGGTCGAGGAGCTCATCGAGGAGCTGCGCGAGCAGGCGTTCGCCCAGATCGAGGCGCAGGGCTGGCCCGAGCCGGCACGCAGCGCGCTCGTCGCGCTCGCGCGGGCGGCGGTCGACCGCACGGCCTGA
- a CDS encoding Rv2175c family DNA-binding protein: MTSPSDLDQLVGTWLTVPDVAQMLGVDPGKVRRLLQERKLVGVRRGTPPVLSVPADFLVPGHLANPAAPDVPSEDRPWTVLAALQGTLTVLGDDGFSDEETLAWLFGVEESLGVPPIEALRAGRKTEVRRVAQAML; encoded by the coding sequence GTGACTTCGCCCTCGGATCTGGACCAGCTGGTCGGCACGTGGCTGACCGTCCCCGACGTCGCGCAGATGCTCGGGGTCGACCCCGGCAAGGTGCGTCGCCTCCTGCAGGAGCGCAAGCTCGTCGGGGTGCGGCGCGGCACCCCGCCGGTGCTGAGCGTGCCGGCGGACTTCCTCGTCCCCGGTCACCTCGCCAACCCGGCCGCGCCCGACGTGCCGTCGGAGGACCGCCCGTGGACCGTGCTGGCGGCCCTGCAGGGGACGCTGACCGTGCTCGGGGACGACGGGTTCTCGGACGAGGAGACGCTCGCGTGGCTCTTCGGCGTCGAGGAGTCGCTGGGTGTCCCCCCGATCGAGGCCCTGCGGGCCGGTCGCAAGACCGAGGTGCGGCGGGTCGCCCAGGCGATGCTCTGA
- a CDS encoding lytic transglycosylase domain-containing protein → MSALSPRPRTVARAATGTGATLALATVALAATGTAGHAADYTVRDGDTLTSIAKRTGTTVARIATDNALADPSRVRSGQVLRVPDAAPAAAAPAAAGTSYTVRSGDTVSGIAARHGTTVAAVVAANGLDARAFVRAGQTLTIPGPAGGTAAAPAPAAAPASGGTYTVQRGDTVSAVAARHGTTVAAVVAANGLDARAFVRAGQTLTIPGADAPRPAAPQAATAQPAAAGAAYTVRSGDTVSAIAARHGTTVQAVVAANGLDARATIRAGQQLTVPGAGAAPQAAPATQLVGNTFAGRTYSSGVVDAANQNKRTLLASGAPSRADMQAKVAATARAMGVDPALAQAVAHQESGFDHTAVSPANAIGTMQVIPSSGEWASQLVGRQLNLLDPDDNVVAGVAILRSLVRTSDDLPSAIASYYQGAGSVKRNGMYADTRRYVANVQTLMTRFG, encoded by the coding sequence ATGTCCGCACTCTCTCCGCGCCCGCGCACCGTGGCGCGCGCCGCGACCGGGACGGGTGCCACGCTCGCGCTCGCGACCGTCGCGCTCGCCGCGACCGGGACCGCCGGCCACGCCGCCGACTACACCGTCCGCGACGGCGACACGCTGACGTCCATCGCCAAGCGCACCGGCACGACCGTCGCCCGGATCGCCACCGACAACGCCCTGGCCGACCCGTCACGGGTCCGCTCCGGGCAGGTCCTGCGCGTCCCCGACGCGGCGCCGGCCGCGGCCGCACCCGCCGCCGCCGGCACGTCGTACACCGTGCGGTCGGGCGACACGGTCTCGGGCATCGCCGCACGCCACGGCACGACCGTCGCCGCCGTCGTCGCCGCCAACGGGCTGGACGCGCGCGCCTTCGTCCGCGCCGGGCAGACCCTCACGATCCCCGGACCGGCAGGGGGCACCGCCGCCGCACCCGCACCCGCAGCCGCACCGGCGAGCGGTGGCACCTACACCGTGCAGCGCGGGGACACCGTGTCCGCCGTCGCGGCACGCCACGGCACCACCGTCGCCGCCGTCGTCGCGGCCAACGGCCTCGACGCGCGCGCCTTCGTCCGCGCCGGGCAGACCCTCACGATCCCCGGCGCCGACGCACCCCGCCCCGCCGCACCGCAGGCGGCCACCGCGCAGCCCGCGGCGGCCGGCGCGGCGTACACGGTGCGCAGCGGTGACACGGTGTCCGCCATCGCGGCGCGGCACGGCACCACGGTCCAGGCGGTCGTCGCGGCCAACGGCCTCGACGCACGCGCCACGATCCGCGCCGGGCAGCAGCTGACCGTGCCGGGCGCCGGGGCAGCGCCGCAGGCCGCACCCGCCACGCAGCTGGTCGGCAACACGTTCGCCGGGCGCACGTACTCGTCCGGTGTCGTCGACGCCGCCAACCAGAACAAGCGGACGCTGCTGGCGTCGGGTGCGCCGTCACGGGCCGACATGCAGGCCAAGGTCGCGGCCACGGCCCGCGCGATGGGGGTCGACCCCGCGCTCGCCCAGGCCGTGGCCCACCAGGAGTCCGGGTTCGACCACACGGCCGTGTCCCCCGCCAACGCGATCGGGACGATGCAGGTGATCCCGTCGTCCGGCGAGTGGGCCTCCCAGCTCGTGGGCCGTCAGCTGAACCTCCTCGACCCGGACGACAACGTCGTGGCGGGGGTCGCGATCCTGCGGTCCCTGGTCCGCACGTCCGACGACCTGCCGAGCGCGATCGCGTCCTACTACCAGGGCGCCGGCTCCGTGAAGCGCAACGGCATGTACGCCGACACACGCCGCTACGTGGCGAACGTGCAGACGCTCATGACGCGCTTCGGCTGA
- the pknB gene encoding Stk1 family PASTA domain-containing Ser/Thr kinase yields the protein MGTTVTDPLVGRLVDGRYEVVSRIARGGMATVYLAVDRRLDREVALKVMHPHLAEGSQGGAFIARFRREARSAARLTHPGIVGVLDQGLDGETSYLTMEYVDGSNVRRRLAEQGALRVGEALRITEAVLDALSAAHRTGLVHRDVKPENVLIASDDRVRVADFGLARAVTEVTATTTGTVLGTVAYLAPELVRQGTSDARTDVYAVGVMLFEMLTGRQPFTGETPIQVAFQHVSSELPAPSTLVDWLPSEIDELVGALAAHTPDDRPVDAGAALQLVRRTRSVLDGVTLDRRADVPPTVVLPAETDPEESDLSQDTDAGDPDDDALTARVPVGAHAHGGTVALPIGLGVVDAAPPPPPTRRRWPLVATVLGLAALLGLGTWWYLQVGPGAYTSVPAVVAETEADAVAALEAAGLTHDRAEAFDDDVPPGLVVSTDPPVGEPVRKDGTVTYTVSKGPDLVTVPEGVVGAMQADAEKSLTDAGLTVGYGSPAHDDEAPVGQVLTATLPDGAEAAAGDQIKRGSTVTLVLSDGPAPVTVTSVVGITVEDAQEQLAADALTVEATEAFHDTVPAGRIIDQSPAARETAHRGDVVTVTVSKGPETVPMPDLTGKQFDRAKAELEALGLTARRDNVLGGIFGTVRSQSVRAGEAVPRGTEVVLQVV from the coding sequence GTGGGAACCACTGTCACCGATCCGCTCGTGGGCCGCCTGGTCGACGGGCGGTACGAGGTCGTCTCGCGCATCGCGCGCGGCGGGATGGCGACGGTGTACCTCGCGGTCGACCGGCGCCTCGACCGCGAGGTCGCCCTCAAGGTCATGCACCCGCACCTCGCCGAGGGGTCGCAGGGCGGCGCGTTCATCGCGCGCTTCCGGCGTGAGGCGCGCAGCGCAGCCCGCCTGACGCACCCCGGCATCGTCGGGGTGCTCGACCAGGGGCTCGACGGCGAGACCAGCTACCTGACCATGGAGTACGTCGACGGCTCGAACGTGCGTCGCCGCCTCGCCGAGCAGGGCGCGCTGCGGGTCGGTGAGGCGCTGCGCATCACCGAGGCCGTGCTCGACGCCCTCTCGGCGGCGCACCGCACAGGTCTGGTGCACCGCGACGTCAAGCCCGAGAACGTGCTGATCGCGTCCGACGACCGCGTGCGCGTCGCCGACTTCGGTCTCGCGCGTGCGGTCACCGAGGTGACCGCCACGACGACCGGCACGGTGCTCGGCACGGTCGCCTACCTCGCGCCCGAGCTCGTCCGCCAGGGCACCAGCGACGCACGCACCGACGTCTACGCGGTCGGCGTCATGCTCTTCGAGATGCTCACGGGCCGCCAGCCCTTCACCGGCGAGACACCGATCCAGGTCGCGTTCCAGCACGTCAGCTCGGAGCTCCCCGCGCCGTCGACCCTCGTCGACTGGCTCCCCTCGGAGATCGACGAGCTCGTCGGCGCCCTCGCGGCCCACACGCCGGACGACCGCCCGGTCGACGCCGGCGCAGCGCTGCAGCTCGTGCGACGCACGCGTTCCGTGCTCGACGGCGTCACGCTCGACCGGCGGGCCGACGTCCCGCCCACGGTCGTGCTGCCGGCAGAGACCGACCCGGAGGAGTCCGACCTCTCGCAGGACACCGACGCCGGCGACCCCGACGACGACGCGCTGACCGCCCGGGTACCCGTGGGGGCCCACGCGCACGGCGGCACCGTCGCGCTGCCCATCGGCCTGGGGGTCGTCGACGCGGCTCCCCCGCCGCCCCCGACCCGACGCCGGTGGCCCCTCGTGGCCACCGTCCTCGGCCTCGCCGCGCTGCTCGGGCTCGGCACGTGGTGGTACCTCCAGGTCGGACCCGGCGCGTACACCTCGGTGCCAGCCGTCGTGGCGGAGACCGAGGCCGACGCCGTCGCCGCCCTGGAGGCGGCAGGCCTCACGCACGACCGGGCCGAGGCGTTCGACGACGACGTGCCGCCCGGCCTGGTCGTCTCGACGGACCCGCCCGTCGGTGAGCCGGTCCGCAAGGACGGGACGGTGACCTACACGGTCTCGAAGGGTCCGGACCTCGTGACGGTCCCCGAGGGCGTCGTCGGCGCGATGCAGGCGGATGCCGAGAAGTCCCTGACCGACGCCGGCCTCACGGTCGGGTACGGCTCCCCCGCCCACGACGACGAGGCCCCCGTGGGCCAGGTCCTCACGGCGACGCTGCCGGACGGCGCCGAGGCTGCGGCAGGTGACCAGATCAAGCGCGGGAGCACCGTCACGCTGGTGCTGTCGGACGGACCCGCACCGGTGACGGTCACCTCCGTGGTCGGCATCACCGTCGAGGACGCGCAGGAGCAGCTCGCCGCCGACGCCCTCACCGTGGAGGCCACCGAGGCGTTCCACGACACCGTCCCGGCCGGCCGGATCATCGACCAGAGCCCGGCGGCGCGCGAGACGGCCCACCGCGGCGACGTGGTCACCGTGACCGTCTCCAAGGGCCCGGAGACGGTGCCGATGCCGGATCTCACCGGCAAGCAGTTCGACCGGGCCAAGGCGGAGCTCGAGGCACTCGGCCTCACGGCCCGGCGGGACAACGTGCTCGGCGGGATCTTCGGCACCGTGCGCTCCCAGAGCGTCCGCGCCGGGGAGGCGGTGCCGAGGGGCACGGAGGTCGTGCTGCAGGTCGTGTGA
- a CDS encoding class II 3-deoxy-7-phosphoheptulonate synthase gives MSVEPDAGVVAGLDAWETLPVGQQPQWPDASQVRRVRDRLASLPPLVFAGEADALRAQLAAASRGEAFVLQGGDCAETFAEATADNIRNKIKTILQMAVVLTYGASMPVVKMGRMAGQYAKPRSSDVETRDGVTLPAFRGDVINGFEFTAEARTPDPERLLEAYHTSASTLNLIRAFTTGGFASLLRVHEWNRGFTSNPAYSRYEEIAAEIDRAIRFMAACGADFDALRTVDFYSAHEGLLLDYERPLTRIDSRTGLPYDCSAHFLWIGERTRQLDAAHVDFFSRVQNPLGVKLGPTTTGDDAIALIDRLNPTGEPGRLTFVTRMGAGKVRDLLPALVEKVTADGRPVTWVCDPMHGNGITSANGYKTRRFSDVMDEVAGFFEVHRALGTVPGGLHVELTGDDVTEVLGGTEEIDDEGLALRYETLVDPRLNHQQSLEMAFQVVELLRRA, from the coding sequence GTGAGCGTCGAGCCGGACGCGGGCGTCGTCGCCGGGCTCGACGCCTGGGAGACGCTGCCGGTCGGTCAGCAGCCCCAGTGGCCGGACGCGTCGCAGGTGCGGCGCGTCCGCGACCGGCTCGCGAGCCTGCCCCCGCTCGTGTTCGCGGGCGAGGCCGACGCGCTGCGGGCGCAGCTCGCCGCCGCGTCGCGCGGCGAGGCGTTCGTCCTGCAGGGCGGGGACTGCGCCGAGACGTTCGCGGAGGCCACGGCCGACAACATCCGCAACAAGATCAAGACGATCCTGCAGATGGCGGTCGTGCTCACGTACGGCGCCAGCATGCCCGTCGTGAAGATGGGGCGGATGGCGGGGCAGTACGCCAAGCCGCGCTCGTCGGACGTCGAGACGCGCGACGGTGTCACGCTCCCCGCGTTCCGCGGCGACGTGATCAACGGCTTCGAGTTCACCGCGGAGGCGCGCACCCCGGACCCGGAGCGGCTGCTCGAGGCGTACCACACGTCCGCCTCGACGCTGAACCTCATCCGGGCGTTCACGACGGGCGGGTTCGCGTCGCTGCTGCGGGTGCACGAGTGGAACCGCGGGTTCACGTCGAACCCGGCGTACTCGCGCTACGAGGAGATCGCCGCGGAGATCGACCGGGCGATCCGCTTCATGGCGGCGTGCGGTGCGGACTTCGACGCGCTGCGCACGGTCGACTTCTACTCGGCGCACGAGGGGCTGCTGCTCGACTACGAGCGGCCGCTGACGCGCATCGACTCGCGCACGGGCCTGCCCTACGACTGCTCGGCGCACTTCCTGTGGATCGGGGAGCGCACCCGCCAGCTCGACGCGGCGCACGTGGACTTCTTCTCCCGCGTGCAGAACCCGCTCGGCGTGAAGCTCGGCCCCACCACGACGGGTGACGACGCCATCGCGCTGATCGACCGGCTCAACCCCACGGGGGAGCCCGGCCGCCTGACGTTCGTCACGCGGATGGGCGCCGGGAAGGTGCGCGACCTGCTGCCCGCGCTGGTCGAGAAGGTCACCGCCGACGGCCGGCCCGTCACCTGGGTGTGCGACCCGATGCACGGCAACGGCATCACGTCGGCCAACGGGTACAAGACGCGGCGGTTCAGCGACGTCATGGACGAGGTGGCCGGGTTCTTCGAGGTGCACCGCGCGCTCGGCACCGTCCCGGGTGGCCTGCACGTCGAGCTCACCGGTGACGACGTCACCGAGGTCCTGGGCGGCACCGAGGAGATCGACGACGAGGGGCTCGCCCTGCGGTACGAGACGCTCGTGGACCCGCGGCTGAACCACCAGCAGTCGCTGGAGATGGCGTTCCAGGTCGTGGAGCTGCTGCGCCGCGCCTGA
- a CDS encoding pyrophosphate--fructose-6-phosphate 1-phosphotransferase codes for MSVRRVALLTAGGFAPCLSSAVGGLIERYTEIAPEVEIIAYQHGYHGLLLGESVTVTPEVRAKAGILHRFGGSPIGNSRVKLTNAKDCVKRGLVKEGEDPLQVAAEQLKADGVDVLHTIGGDDTNTTAADLAAYLHENGYELTVVGLPKTIDNDVVPIRQSLGAWTAAEEAAGFARNIIGEHRSGPRMLIVHEVMGRHCGWLTAAAAAEYRKWLDTQEWVPEIGLSRERWDIHAVFLPELALDIDAEAERLKGVMDELGNVNIFLSEGAGMHEIVEQLEAAGQPVERDPFGHVKLDTINPGQWFAKQFAEKLGAEKVMVQKSGYYSRAAAANAEDLRLIKSMTDLAVECALRGESGVIGHDEEDGDRLRAIEFPRIAGGKAFDVSQAWFGALLSDIGQRLVPASHS; via the coding sequence ATGTCGGTCCGTCGCGTCGCCCTTCTGACCGCCGGCGGTTTCGCTCCCTGCCTGTCGTCCGCCGTCGGCGGGCTCATCGAGCGCTACACGGAGATCGCTCCCGAGGTCGAGATCATCGCGTACCAGCACGGCTACCACGGCCTGCTGCTCGGTGAGAGCGTCACCGTCACCCCCGAGGTGCGGGCGAAGGCCGGCATCCTCCACCGCTTCGGCGGGTCGCCGATCGGCAACTCGCGCGTCAAGCTCACCAACGCCAAGGACTGCGTCAAGCGCGGTCTGGTGAAGGAGGGCGAGGACCCGCTGCAGGTCGCTGCCGAGCAGCTCAAGGCCGACGGCGTGGACGTGCTCCACACCATCGGCGGTGACGACACGAACACCACAGCGGCCGACCTCGCCGCGTACCTGCACGAGAACGGGTACGAGCTGACCGTCGTGGGCCTGCCCAAGACGATCGACAACGACGTCGTGCCGATCCGGCAGTCGCTCGGGGCGTGGACCGCGGCCGAGGAGGCCGCCGGGTTCGCGCGCAACATCATCGGCGAGCACCGCTCGGGGCCGCGCATGCTCATCGTGCACGAGGTCATGGGCCGGCACTGCGGCTGGCTGACCGCCGCCGCCGCCGCGGAGTACCGCAAGTGGCTCGACACGCAGGAGTGGGTCCCGGAGATCGGCCTGTCGCGCGAGCGGTGGGACATCCACGCCGTCTTCCTGCCGGAGCTGGCCCTCGACATCGACGCCGAGGCCGAGCGCCTCAAGGGCGTCATGGACGAGCTGGGCAACGTCAACATCTTCCTGTCCGAGGGTGCGGGCATGCACGAGATCGTCGAGCAGCTCGAGGCCGCCGGTCAGCCCGTCGAGCGCGACCCGTTCGGTCACGTGAAGCTGGACACCATCAACCCCGGCCAGTGGTTCGCCAAGCAGTTCGCGGAGAAGCTGGGCGCCGAGAAGGTCATGGTCCAGAAGTCCGGCTACTACTCGCGCGCCGCGGCGGCGAACGCCGAGGACCTGCGTCTCATCAAGTCCATGACCGACCTGGCCGTCGAGTGCGCGCTGCGCGGCGAGTCGGGCGTCATCGGCCACGACGAGGAGGACGGCGACCGCCTGCGCGCGATCGAGTTCCCCCGCATCGCCGGCGGCAAGGCGTTCGACGTGTCCCAGGCCTGGTTCGGGGCGCTGCTGTCCGACATCGGTCAGCGGCTCGTTCCCGCGAGCCACTCGTGA
- a CDS encoding lysophospholipid acyltransferase family protein: MFYWLMKRVFVGPLLRLVYRPWVRGAQNVPAEGGAILASNHLAVIDSFFLPLVLDRAIVFIGKQEYFTGVGLKGRVTAGFMRGVGTIPVDRGGGKAGEAALRTGLRRLSEGGLFGIYPEGTRSPDGRLYRGKTGVARLALESGAPVIPVAMVGTDVAQPLGRRIPKIMRIGIVIGEPLDFSRYRGMENDRFILRSVTDEIMYAIMSLSGQEYVDVYAATQKARIATGHPEAGDGAGRMPAAPGGRPVPDVQVPVPPQDEAPPSVG, from the coding sequence TTGTTCTACTGGTTGATGAAGCGGGTGTTCGTCGGGCCCCTGCTGCGCCTGGTCTACCGGCCGTGGGTGCGTGGTGCGCAGAACGTCCCCGCCGAGGGCGGTGCGATCCTCGCGAGCAACCACCTGGCCGTCATCGACTCCTTCTTCCTGCCGCTCGTGCTCGACCGCGCGATCGTGTTCATCGGCAAGCAGGAGTACTTCACCGGTGTCGGCCTCAAAGGGCGTGTGACCGCCGGCTTCATGCGCGGCGTGGGCACCATCCCCGTCGACCGCGGTGGCGGCAAGGCCGGTGAGGCGGCGCTGCGGACCGGCCTGCGGCGGTTGTCCGAGGGCGGCCTGTTCGGCATCTACCCGGAGGGCACCCGCAGCCCCGACGGGCGTCTCTACCGTGGCAAGACCGGCGTCGCCCGGCTGGCGCTGGAGTCGGGCGCTCCCGTGATCCCCGTGGCCATGGTCGGCACCGACGTCGCGCAGCCGCTGGGCCGGCGCATCCCGAAGATCATGCGGATCGGGATCGTCATCGGCGAGCCGCTGGACTTCTCCCGGTACCGGGGCATGGAGAACGACCGGTTCATCCTGCGGTCCGTGACGGACGAGATCATGTACGCGATCATGAGCCTGTCGGGCCAGGAGTACGTCGACGTGTACGCCGCGACGCAGAAGGCCCGGATCGCCACGGGTCACCCCGAGGCGGGCGACGGTGCGGGCCGGATGCCCGCCGCGCCCGGCGGTCGGCCGGTGCCCGATGTCCAGGTTCCGGTCCCGCCGCAGGACGAGGCCCCGCCGTCAGTAGGATGA
- a CDS encoding ROK family glucokinase — MHAIGVDIGGTKIAAGVVDDDGRILAQTRRDTDPDDVASIDAAIADVYRELTASYEVQQVGLAAAGFVASDRARVLFAPNIAWREYPLRDNVAALIGDPDVRVVVENDANAAGWAEFRFGVGRDVEDMVMLTLGTGLGGAIVSGGRLARGAWGAAAEIGHMRVVPGGHYCGCGHEGCWEQYVSGSALVRDAQAAAITHPELAAGLLELAGGGPDAITGPLVTRAAQDGDPLALELLGEVGRWVGEGAASVAALLDPELFVIGGGVSAAGDLLLVPARKAFGEQLSGRGHRPEAAIVVAAMGNDAGMVGAADLARI, encoded by the coding sequence ATGCACGCCATCGGGGTCGACATCGGCGGGACGAAGATCGCGGCAGGCGTGGTCGACGACGACGGCAGGATCCTCGCGCAGACGCGGAGGGACACCGACCCCGACGACGTCGCGAGCATCGACGCCGCCATCGCGGACGTCTACCGCGAGCTGACCGCGTCGTACGAGGTGCAGCAGGTCGGTCTGGCCGCGGCGGGCTTCGTGGCCTCGGACCGCGCCCGCGTGCTGTTCGCCCCGAACATCGCGTGGCGCGAGTACCCCCTGCGGGACAACGTCGCCGCCCTCATCGGCGACCCCGACGTGCGGGTCGTCGTCGAGAACGACGCCAACGCGGCGGGGTGGGCCGAGTTCCGGTTCGGCGTCGGGCGGGACGTCGAGGACATGGTGATGCTCACGCTCGGCACCGGGCTGGGCGGTGCGATCGTCTCCGGCGGGCGGCTGGCCCGGGGTGCCTGGGGTGCCGCTGCCGAGATCGGCCACATGCGGGTGGTGCCCGGCGGGCACTACTGCGGCTGCGGGCACGAGGGCTGCTGGGAGCAGTACGTCTCGGGCTCGGCGCTCGTGCGCGACGCGCAGGCCGCCGCGATCACGCACCCGGAGCTCGCGGCAGGACTGCTCGAGCTCGCCGGCGGCGGTCCCGACGCGATCACGGGCCCGCTCGTCACGCGGGCGGCCCAGGACGGCGACCCGCTCGCCCTGGAGCTCCTCGGGGAGGTCGGTCGCTGGGTCGGGGAGGGTGCGGCCAGCGTCGCGGCTCTGCTCGACCCCGAGCTGTTCGTCATCGGCGGCGGCGTGAGCGCCGCGGGCGATCTGCTCCTGGTGCCCGCGCGCAAGGCGTTCGGCGAGCAGCTCTCGGGCCGAGGGCACCGGCCGGAGGCGGCGATCGTCGTCGCGGCCATGGGCAACGACGCCGGCATGGTCGGCGCCGCAGACCTCGCGCGGATCTGA